In Pyxidicoccus trucidator, a genomic segment contains:
- a CDS encoding DUF192 domain-containing protein, with amino-acid sequence MRGLVRGAWLTAALLLAGCQQEAQGSPPRSASAPKAAPTKPPVTDIIAEDYVMQPLPRGYVRLKDAFGGVHRVEVEIAATPESRTRGLMWRKELADGKGMLFLFPEEEVQGFWMRNTLIPLDMLFIGTDLRIVGIVSRAVPRTLQSRSVGLPSQYVLEVPGGWTEQKGIRKDTAVEFEGVAGVRIVP; translated from the coding sequence GTGAGGGGGCTCGTCCGAGGCGCGTGGCTGACGGCGGCGCTGCTGCTGGCCGGCTGCCAGCAGGAGGCGCAGGGCAGCCCGCCCCGTTCCGCGTCCGCGCCGAAGGCGGCCCCCACGAAGCCCCCTGTCACCGACATCATCGCGGAGGACTACGTCATGCAGCCGCTGCCGCGAGGGTATGTGCGGCTCAAGGACGCCTTTGGAGGCGTGCACCGCGTGGAGGTGGAGATTGCCGCCACGCCGGAGTCGCGCACCCGGGGGTTGATGTGGCGCAAGGAGCTGGCCGACGGGAAGGGCATGCTCTTCCTCTTCCCGGAGGAGGAGGTCCAGGGCTTCTGGATGCGCAACACGCTCATCCCGCTGGACATGCTCTTCATCGGCACGGACCTGCGCATCGTCGGAATCGTGTCGCGCGCGGTGCCGAGGACGCTCCAGTCCCGCTCGGTGGGCCTGCCCAGCCAGTACGTGCTGGAGGTGCCCGGAGGCTGGACGGAGCAGAAGGGCATCCGCAAGGACACCGCCGTGGAGTTCGAGGGCGTGGCCGGGGTGCGCATCGTCCCCTGA
- a CDS encoding PhoX family protein produces the protein MSSRLLGLATSAMLLGSTVVTVGCEGEQGPGGPQGSSGQEGDDGAPGQDGQDGPQGPAGPGSSGQPGPGAVTRAPGVEAGTALSSVIAITFRGDLGTGATNLAEYVKARVDQVVAGQMPTPMVFPLPSASTDTVRTVPGLFSSTVIKWMDPIGFARTSPRFGGNADYIAFFGDGWSANANAPQFTGNGSAGWMWVNHEYVSGTKPRTGTAPIGQHLDFAKFLRNTGVLSNNVTDGTTWQADALITYNKEWKKQVGGSWIRVVQDPATGEWAVDRNAANKRYDATSATLAKVVGVTLSGTERDDSGAALAEGVVPGTHSNCSGGQTPWGTLFTGEENVQGAYGDPEGALWDGNNWKPDAVGFAAGAPISPDFSAPTSGDFVSPDANSSHLKDGYGYLVEIDPGQPGDLWYDKDAERPGVGHRKLGAMGRAHWENAAFVVDASWKLLPNQPIVMYGGDDRRGGRIYKFVSGGNYTEGMTKKQVRDLLNDGKLYAAHFAGLDNSTGDTLVGGAIPTEQAPGQGRWVELSLDSEDVAPNAEAFGQPTLTVGAALRDASYNAIGGFANNDQVRKLLWTASNKVGVMELNRPEDLEWNPKDPSGTPLLYVAFTEHGDVTALDPQGRIAVAERNAEGAWVRKTRAATDNRSVDRVGSLFAIREANTAAPGGSKSFAYFRVWKGETASLSAAPEYAAGKPDNLAIDRDGGVWFGTDGNFNLNKVADSVYYLNQSPAHRGSEYFRKAFRVLSVPSDAEATGPAFSPDMKTLFVSVQHPGEDNFSVWP, from the coding sequence ATGTCTTCTCGTCTTCTGGGGCTCGCGACCAGCGCGATGCTTCTCGGCAGCACCGTGGTCACCGTTGGCTGCGAGGGTGAGCAGGGCCCTGGCGGCCCACAAGGTTCTTCCGGCCAGGAGGGCGACGACGGCGCTCCGGGGCAGGACGGCCAGGATGGCCCGCAGGGCCCCGCGGGTCCGGGCTCGTCTGGCCAGCCGGGTCCGGGCGCCGTCACCCGCGCTCCGGGCGTGGAGGCGGGCACGGCGCTCTCCTCGGTGATTGCCATCACCTTCCGCGGCGACCTGGGCACGGGCGCCACCAACCTGGCCGAGTACGTGAAGGCGCGTGTGGACCAGGTGGTCGCCGGGCAGATGCCGACACCCATGGTGTTCCCGCTGCCGTCGGCCTCCACGGACACGGTGCGCACGGTGCCGGGGCTGTTCTCCTCCACGGTCATCAAGTGGATGGACCCCATCGGCTTCGCCAGGACGAGCCCGCGCTTCGGCGGCAACGCGGACTACATCGCCTTCTTCGGTGACGGCTGGTCCGCCAATGCCAACGCGCCGCAGTTCACGGGCAACGGCTCGGCGGGCTGGATGTGGGTCAACCACGAGTACGTCTCCGGCACGAAGCCGCGCACGGGCACGGCGCCCATCGGCCAGCACCTGGACTTCGCGAAGTTCCTCCGCAACACGGGTGTGCTGTCCAACAACGTGACGGACGGCACCACGTGGCAGGCCGACGCGCTCATCACCTACAACAAGGAGTGGAAGAAGCAGGTGGGCGGCTCGTGGATTCGCGTGGTGCAGGACCCGGCCACCGGCGAGTGGGCCGTGGACCGCAACGCGGCCAACAAGCGCTACGACGCCACCAGCGCCACGCTGGCGAAGGTGGTGGGCGTGACGCTGTCCGGCACGGAGCGCGACGACAGCGGCGCCGCGCTGGCCGAGGGCGTGGTACCCGGCACGCACTCCAACTGCTCCGGCGGGCAGACGCCGTGGGGCACCCTCTTCACGGGCGAGGAGAACGTCCAGGGCGCCTATGGCGACCCGGAGGGCGCGCTGTGGGATGGCAACAACTGGAAGCCGGATGCAGTGGGCTTCGCGGCGGGGGCGCCCATCTCTCCGGACTTCTCGGCCCCCACGTCGGGTGACTTCGTGAGCCCCGATGCCAACTCCAGCCACCTGAAGGACGGGTATGGCTACCTCGTGGAGATCGACCCGGGCCAGCCGGGCGACCTCTGGTACGACAAGGACGCGGAGCGGCCGGGCGTGGGCCACCGCAAGCTGGGCGCCATGGGCCGGGCCCACTGGGAGAACGCCGCCTTCGTGGTGGATGCGAGCTGGAAGCTCCTCCCCAACCAGCCCATCGTCATGTACGGCGGCGATGACCGTCGCGGTGGCCGCATCTACAAGTTCGTCTCCGGCGGCAACTACACCGAGGGCATGACGAAGAAGCAGGTCCGCGACCTGCTCAACGACGGCAAGCTGTACGCCGCGCACTTCGCCGGGCTGGACAACAGCACGGGCGACACGCTGGTGGGCGGCGCGATTCCCACCGAGCAGGCTCCGGGCCAGGGTCGCTGGGTGGAGCTGAGCCTGGACAGCGAGGACGTGGCGCCCAACGCCGAGGCCTTTGGCCAGCCCACGCTGACGGTGGGGGCTGCCCTGCGGGATGCCAGCTACAACGCCATTGGCGGCTTCGCGAACAACGACCAGGTGCGCAAGCTGCTGTGGACGGCCTCCAACAAGGTGGGGGTGATGGAGCTCAACCGCCCCGAGGACCTGGAGTGGAACCCGAAGGACCCCAGCGGCACGCCGCTGCTGTATGTGGCCTTCACCGAGCATGGTGATGTCACCGCGCTGGACCCGCAGGGCCGCATCGCCGTCGCCGAGCGCAACGCGGAGGGCGCCTGGGTGCGGAAGACCCGCGCCGCCACGGACAACCGCTCCGTGGACCGCGTGGGCTCGCTCTTCGCCATCCGCGAGGCGAACACGGCGGCGCCGGGGGGCTCGAAGAGCTTCGCGTACTTCCGCGTGTGGAAGGGCGAGACGGCCTCGCTCAGCGCGGCGCCGGAGTACGCCGCGGGCAAGCCGGACAACCTCGCCATCGACCGTGACGGCGGCGTGTGGTTCGGCACCGACGGCAACTTCAACCTCAACAAGGTCGCCGACAGCGTCTACTACCTGAACCAGAGCCCGGCGCACCGTGGCAGCGAGTACTTCCGCAAGGCGTTCCGCGTGCTCTCCGTGCCGAGCGACGCGGAGGCCACCGGCCCCGCGTTCAGCCCGGACATGAAGACCCTCTTCGTCAGCGTCCAGCACCCGGGCGAGGACAACTTCAGCGTCTGGCCGTAG
- a CDS encoding EAL domain-containing protein — protein MRLPLSSAPAPAWLWNGDEPSVTSVFQPIVDLLHGEVIGHEVLSRGPGERREPQVLFTQAREEGYTWELERACWTSALRCISTLSDEQRRAPFFFNVSPDVLSDPRFGDGSTVALLARYGLKPGHLVLEITEKAAFEDIELIQRLTRQCAAEGFGIALDDFGAGHSGLVTLVHSAPQFIKLDQALVRNIHRYSYQQHLVKSLVAFAASVDAVLIAEGVETWDELAVLLRLGIRHVQGYLIARPAPAPVRPNGEFEAQRHSAMRALDFREHEDDETVGSMVIRRLCMDAATPTGDVQGLFANASQLDHVVLLEGDRPKALVTRQRAPARDERPLVVEDRMAITTLARVAMKRGADTVYDPVVVVDEQGSFLGTVTMKQLIHRSTELLERRTSR, from the coding sequence ATGAGACTCCCCCTCTCCTCCGCGCCGGCCCCCGCCTGGCTGTGGAACGGCGACGAGCCCAGCGTCACCTCGGTCTTCCAGCCCATCGTGGACCTGCTGCATGGCGAGGTCATCGGCCACGAGGTGCTGTCGCGCGGCCCCGGAGAGCGGAGGGAGCCACAGGTGCTCTTCACGCAGGCGCGCGAGGAGGGCTACACGTGGGAGCTGGAGCGCGCGTGCTGGACGTCGGCGCTGCGCTGCATCTCCACGCTGTCCGACGAGCAGCGGCGCGCGCCCTTCTTCTTCAACGTCAGCCCGGACGTGCTGAGCGATCCGCGCTTCGGTGACGGCTCCACGGTGGCGCTGCTGGCCCGGTACGGCCTCAAGCCCGGCCACCTCGTGCTGGAGATCACCGAGAAGGCGGCCTTCGAGGACATCGAGCTCATCCAGCGGCTGACGCGCCAGTGCGCGGCGGAGGGCTTCGGGATTGCGCTCGACGACTTCGGCGCGGGGCACTCCGGGCTGGTGACGCTGGTGCACAGCGCGCCCCAGTTCATCAAGCTGGACCAGGCGCTGGTGCGGAACATCCACCGGTACAGCTACCAGCAGCACCTGGTGAAGTCGCTGGTGGCCTTCGCCGCCAGCGTGGACGCGGTGCTCATCGCCGAGGGCGTGGAGACCTGGGATGAGCTGGCGGTGCTGCTGCGGCTGGGCATCCGCCACGTGCAGGGCTACCTCATCGCCCGCCCCGCTCCGGCGCCCGTCCGCCCCAACGGCGAGTTCGAGGCGCAGCGCCATTCAGCCATGCGCGCCCTCGACTTCCGCGAGCACGAGGACGACGAGACGGTGGGCAGCATGGTCATCCGCCGCCTCTGTATGGACGCCGCCACGCCCACCGGGGACGTGCAGGGACTCTTCGCGAACGCGAGCCAGCTGGACCATGTCGTCCTGCTGGAGGGGGACCGCCCGAAGGCGCTGGTGACGCGGCAGCGCGCGCCCGCGCGCGACGAGCGCCCGCTGGTGGTGGAGGACCGCATGGCGATTACCACGCTGGCACGCGTGGCCATGAAGCGCGGGGCGGACACCGTCTACGACCCGGTGGTGGTGGTGGACGAGCAGGGCAGCTTCCTGGGGACGGTGACGATGAAGCAGCTCATCCACCGCTCCACGGAGCTGCTGGAGCGCCGCACGTCGCGGTGA
- a CDS encoding zinc-binding dehydrogenase, with amino-acid sequence MRAPPVPETMRALVLTAYDGRPASLQVESRPVPRPSPSQVLVRVAASPINPSDLLFVRGLYGVKKPLPTVPGFEGSGTVVASGGVTGRLLVGRRVACFAPSEGDGLWAEYAVVELPRCMPLRSHITDEQGASLFVNPFTAWALMERALDGGHVALVQTAAASALGRMLLALAKREGVPMVHVVARPEQEELLRKLGAEHVLSSHEPEFEERLRLTCHELKVSLAFDAVGGRLTGQLLHAMPDGGTVIVHGLLSEQECRLHPRELIFGGKKVEGFWLERWRGEGSGRAKLKAGMAVPALVGRELETQVRARLPLESAGDAVRIASTDMTSGKVLFVPGQGAAA; translated from the coding sequence ATGAGAGCCCCTCCCGTTCCCGAGACGATGCGAGCGCTGGTCCTCACCGCCTACGACGGGCGGCCGGCGTCGCTCCAGGTGGAGTCGCGCCCCGTGCCCCGGCCGTCGCCGAGCCAGGTGCTGGTGCGCGTGGCCGCGTCCCCCATCAACCCGTCCGACTTGCTGTTCGTCCGGGGCCTGTACGGCGTGAAGAAGCCCCTGCCCACGGTGCCGGGCTTCGAGGGCAGCGGCACGGTGGTGGCCTCGGGCGGCGTCACCGGGCGGCTGCTGGTGGGCCGGCGCGTGGCGTGCTTCGCCCCGTCCGAAGGCGACGGGCTGTGGGCGGAGTACGCGGTGGTGGAGCTGCCGCGGTGCATGCCCCTGCGCTCCCACATCACCGACGAGCAGGGCGCGAGCCTCTTCGTCAACCCGTTCACCGCGTGGGCGCTGATGGAGCGGGCGCTCGATGGCGGACACGTGGCGCTGGTGCAGACGGCCGCCGCGAGCGCCCTGGGACGGATGCTGCTGGCGCTGGCGAAGCGCGAGGGCGTGCCCATGGTGCATGTGGTGGCGCGGCCGGAGCAGGAGGAGCTGCTGCGCAAGCTCGGCGCCGAGCACGTGCTGAGCAGCCACGAGCCCGAGTTCGAGGAGCGGCTGCGCCTGACGTGCCACGAGCTGAAGGTGTCGCTCGCCTTCGACGCGGTGGGCGGGAGGCTCACCGGGCAGCTGCTGCACGCCATGCCCGACGGCGGCACCGTCATCGTCCACGGCCTGCTGTCCGAGCAGGAGTGCCGCCTCCACCCGCGCGAGCTCATCTTCGGCGGCAAGAAGGTGGAGGGCTTCTGGCTGGAGCGCTGGAGGGGCGAGGGCTCCGGGAGGGCGAAGCTCAAGGCGGGGATGGCCGTGCCCGCGCTGGTGGGCCGCGAGCTCGAGACGCAGGTGCGCGCGCGCCTGCCACTGGAGTCCGCGGGCGACGCGGTGCGCATCGCCTCCACGGACATGACGTCCGGCAAGGTGCTCTTCGTGCCGGGCCAGGGCGCCGCCGCATAG
- the ybaK gene encoding Cys-tRNA(Pro) deacylase, giving the protein MKTNAARLLDSLGVKYELCDYAVDPDDLSAETVAAKVGMPAEQVFKTLVARGDRTGVLMAVVPGNAELDLKALARLSGDRKVDTVPLKELQPLTGYVRGGCTAIGGKKDYPVFVDETMELFDAVAVSAGVRGTQLVLAPADYLRVTKAKTGPISRDKA; this is encoded by the coding sequence GTGAAGACGAATGCCGCCCGGCTGCTGGACTCGCTCGGGGTGAAGTACGAGCTGTGCGACTACGCGGTGGACCCGGACGACCTGTCCGCGGAGACGGTGGCCGCGAAGGTGGGCATGCCCGCCGAGCAGGTCTTCAAGACGCTGGTGGCGCGAGGGGACCGCACGGGCGTGCTGATGGCGGTGGTGCCCGGCAACGCGGAGCTGGACCTCAAGGCGCTCGCGCGACTCAGCGGCGACCGCAAGGTGGACACCGTGCCGCTCAAGGAGCTGCAGCCGCTCACCGGCTACGTGCGCGGCGGCTGCACGGCCATTGGCGGCAAGAAGGACTACCCCGTCTTCGTCGACGAGACGATGGAGCTGTTCGACGCGGTGGCGGTGTCCGCCGGCGTGCGCGGAACGCAGCTCGTCCTCGCGCCCGCGGACTACCTGCGAGTGACGAAGGCGAAGACGGGGCCCATCTCCCGCGACAAGGCCTGA
- the purK gene encoding 5-(carboxyamino)imidazole ribonucleotide synthase, whose protein sequence is MKSRVVLPGGTIGILGGGQLGRMMALAARTLGFQVQALDPDPTCPALSVVDRCITAQFSDTAAAEELARGCDTVTLEIEKVSLSTLEAVARHAPMRPGADVLRVVQHRGRQKSWLAKGGFPLGPWREAHSAEELAQAIHALGGRCFVKSSEGGYDGRGQVEVKTASEAPSAWKELGETSVVVEAALDLKSELSVLVARSPKGETAVYPPAYNHHEERILAWSLLPGPLPPQVAAQATELARAITESLQVEGLLVVEMFLLGDGSLLVNEVAPRPHNSFHSTEVACLTSQFEQAVRAACNLPLGSVEVVRPAAIVNLLGDLWLKEGGPRFEQVLAMPGVRLHLYGKRDARKGRKMGHLSAVGTTPEDALARVKAAATALGV, encoded by the coding sequence ATGAAGTCGCGCGTGGTGCTCCCCGGCGGGACGATTGGCATCCTCGGCGGGGGCCAGCTCGGGCGGATGATGGCGCTGGCGGCACGCACGCTCGGCTTCCAGGTGCAGGCGTTGGACCCGGACCCCACCTGCCCTGCCCTCTCGGTGGTGGACCGCTGCATCACCGCGCAATTCTCGGACACGGCCGCCGCGGAGGAGCTGGCGCGCGGCTGCGACACGGTGACGCTCGAAATCGAGAAGGTCTCCCTGTCCACGCTGGAGGCAGTCGCCCGCCACGCCCCCATGCGTCCGGGCGCGGACGTGCTGCGCGTGGTGCAGCACCGCGGCCGGCAGAAGAGCTGGCTCGCGAAGGGCGGCTTCCCCCTGGGCCCCTGGCGCGAGGCCCACTCGGCCGAGGAGCTGGCGCAGGCGATTCACGCGCTGGGCGGCCGCTGCTTCGTGAAGTCCAGCGAGGGCGGCTATGACGGTCGCGGTCAGGTGGAGGTGAAGACCGCCAGCGAGGCCCCTTCGGCGTGGAAGGAGCTGGGCGAGACCTCCGTGGTGGTGGAGGCCGCGCTGGACTTGAAGTCGGAGCTGTCCGTGCTGGTGGCGCGCAGCCCGAAGGGCGAGACGGCGGTGTACCCGCCCGCGTACAACCACCACGAGGAGCGCATCCTCGCGTGGTCCCTGCTGCCGGGCCCGCTGCCTCCGCAGGTGGCCGCCCAGGCCACGGAGCTGGCGCGGGCGATTACCGAGTCGCTCCAGGTGGAGGGGCTGCTGGTGGTGGAGATGTTCCTGCTGGGCGACGGCAGCCTGCTCGTCAACGAGGTGGCGCCGCGCCCGCACAACAGCTTCCACTCCACCGAGGTGGCGTGCCTCACGTCGCAGTTCGAGCAGGCGGTGCGCGCGGCGTGCAACCTGCCCCTGGGCTCGGTGGAGGTGGTGCGCCCGGCGGCCATCGTCAACCTGCTGGGTGACTTGTGGCTGAAGGAGGGCGGCCCGCGCTTCGAGCAGGTGCTGGCCATGCCCGGCGTCCGGCTGCACCTGTATGGCAAGCGGGACGCGCGCAAGGGCCGGAAGATGGGGCACCTGTCCGCGGTGGGCACCACGCCCGAGGACGCGCTCGCGCGGGTGAAGGCCGCCGCCACCGCCCTGGGGGTGTGA
- the purE gene encoding 5-(carboxyamino)imidazole ribonucleotide mutase, whose protein sequence is MASTGIPWVGVIMGGRSDLEFLQPGVDILKELAIPHEVRVVSAHRTPDWMMEYASTAESRGLSVIIAAAGGAAHLPGMVSSKTLLPVIGVPMPTTLLNGLDALLSIVQMPRGVPVGTQAIGKPGAANAALHAASILCLKYPELRERLAAWRKARTDEVLAHREIS, encoded by the coding sequence ATGGCGAGCACGGGCATCCCCTGGGTTGGGGTCATCATGGGCGGCAGGAGCGATTTGGAGTTCCTGCAGCCCGGGGTGGACATCCTCAAGGAGCTGGCAATCCCGCATGAGGTGCGCGTGGTGTCCGCCCACCGCACCCCTGACTGGATGATGGAGTACGCGTCCACCGCGGAGTCGCGCGGCCTGTCCGTCATCATCGCCGCCGCGGGAGGGGCCGCCCACCTGCCTGGCATGGTGTCCAGCAAGACGCTGCTGCCCGTCATCGGCGTGCCCATGCCCACCACGCTGCTCAACGGGCTGGACGCGCTGCTGTCCATCGTCCAGATGCCCCGGGGCGTGCCCGTGGGCACGCAGGCCATCGGCAAGCCCGGCGCCGCCAACGCGGCCCTGCACGCCGCGTCCATCCTGTGCCTGAAGTACCCCGAGCTGCGCGAGCGACTCGCGGCCTGGCGCAAGGCGCGCACCGACGAGGTGCTCGCGCACCGGGAGATTTCATGA